A single Oryza brachyantha chromosome 8, ObraRS2, whole genome shotgun sequence DNA region contains:
- the LOC102721185 gene encoding NDR1/HIN1-like protein 6 — MAYDGASGPYRPPPPPRYVMLTEEYGSNDSLAGAPPAGGGGGGRRSNLQPQYSEDVDGGLCGCLCWCCCFLLLVIAAVAATAAYFVYAYRPKAPSYSVSGMSVAQLDVSASDLSVYARLVASVSAENPNDMIGIRYGPGSRTVVSYRGTVLCSGRLPAFYQGHRNTTVMVVAMEGRHGFGSGLQSALEESENAGNVPLDVYVSVPLTLRLGDVDLREVTVNVHCALVVDSLSPKKKPAIKSAQYKFNAEF; from the coding sequence ATGGCGTACGATGGGGCGTCGGGGCCATAcaggcctccgccgccgccgcgttaCGTGATGCTCACGGAGGAGTACGGATCCAACGACTCACTGGCGGGGGCCCCGCCGGCCgggggtggtggcggcggccgccgcagcAACCTGCAGCCCCAGTACAGCGaggacgtcgacggcggctTGTGCGGCTGCCTctgctggtgctgctgcttcctTCTCCTCGTGATCGCCGCGGtggccgccacggcggcgtACTTCGTGTACGCGTACAGGCCCAAGGCCCCGTCCTACTCCGTCTCCGGCATGTCCGTGGCGCAGCTCGACGTGAGCGCCTCCGACCTCTCCGTGTACGCCAGGCTGGTGGCGTCGGTCAGCGCCGAGAACCCGAACGACATGATCGGGATCAGGTACGGGCCCGGGTCGCGCACGGTGGTGTCGTACCGCGGCACGGTGCTGTGCTCGGGGAGGCTGCCGGCGTTCTACCAGGGGCACCGGAACACGACGGTGATGGTGGTCGCCATGGAGGGGCGGCACGGGTTTGGGTCCGGGCTGCAGAGCGCGCTGGAGGAGAGCGAGAATGCCGGCAACGTGCCGCTGGACGTGTACGTGAGCGTGCCGCTGACGCTCCGGCTGGGCGACGTCGACCTCCGGGAAGTTACGGTGAACGTGCACTGCGCGCTCGTCGTCGACAGCCTCTCGCCCAAGAAGAAGCCCGCCATCAAGTCGGCACAGTACAAGTTCAACGCAGAGTTTTGA